A stretch of DNA from Kwoniella mangroviensis CBS 8507 chromosome 1 map unlocalized Ctg01, whole genome shotgun sequence:
TCAAATACCAATGGATGAGAAGGCAAGACCGTATAATTACTATAAGCACCTTCGATCTGAATCGATTCAGTGTATGTTGGGATATTCTCCGATCTCGTATCGAACAAAATCGCATTATCTTCTTTACGTGTTATCCAGAATTCAAACGGATCAGTTTTATACTCGAATTTCAGATCGCTCTTATCTTCCGAAGTGGTACCATCAGGACGAGGTAAAACGTATTGAGGGacttgatattgatgaatgtCATTATCGTATATGTGGACATGTAATCTAGATGATGTTTCGTATTCTACCGAAACGGTAAGGTAGGAAATGTCATTTCCGTAAGCTGAACATTTGTTGGTAAGGGTGAGGTAGATCACAAGACCTCCTGAAGACGAAGGAGTGGTGTTATCGACGTTGTAACCTGTGATTCATTTACATTAGATACCTGCGGTTCAAAGGAATGAGCCCAAGCTGAGAATACTCACCAGTGCATTGAGTCACATCACCTGAGAATTCGGCTTGCTGACTGAGTACTGGTGTATTGCTAGATACATTTTGACCAGCATCTCTAGCATGTAGAACGTATTCAGATACTGGTAGTGCAAGAGATACTAGAGGAGTAATCAAGCTGAAGACTAAGGTAGTTagtctcatcttcaacaacGATGATTGAGAGTGACTGGTAAATGTTGTTCAATGAAGATGGAGGGAATGGTAAATGATAGATCAGAtagtacatatatatcatccagCTGATCACCCCCACGGGATCCCTACCTCCCCAAGATAAACAGAAGTCGGAGATGACATGTCCATCTAAACACCTCTGATCGATACtcaatcagcatgatgaGAGAATGACGATCTCTCCTTCTGTTAGTCTGATTTCGAACAAGCCTTAGAATGGGCGTCACGAGGTGCGACTTACGCCTCTGGGAGTTGCAACCATACTGCATGAGAGCTAGTCGATCCCGTAAGCATGCGGGTCGAGTGAAGCAATTGCCGGCGGGGACATTGTACGCATGGTCCAGGTGAATGACAATATTTATAGATGAGTTAGCTTGGCGtgcggaggaagaggacgtaGATGATTTTTAGCGTGTGTTCCTCTTTGTTGGTCATGTGTCTCATCGACATCCAGGTGGTCGACCTCCACCGGCCGGGGAAGATGATCGGGGTTGCGGTGATATCAATACTGTGGCACTACCTCCTCAAgtgggttggaagatgacctCCACTTGCCACGAGCAGATTTGTTGAGCTTTTATTTTTCTGGATTCCACTTGAATCTTGGTGTGAGGAAAGAATCACTTCCACATTTATTGATACACAAAGCACCTGCACTAGTCTTGATACCCAAGCCGTATCTGCATTCGGAGCAAAGTGTATCACAATGGCCAAAACATCAAAAGCATTCAAGAAGTTCGCTTCGTCCGGTAAATTAAAAGATCAAATTGCCAACCGACGATCAAAGCAACAATCCAAGAGGAAGCAAGATGACAGGAAAGCCCAGAGGCAGAAACAGCGTGGAAATGCCGATGAATCCGACTTGGAAGGcgatggagaggatgatgaagatgatgaaagggaaGCTAGGAAAGTCGGTGAtgcaggtgtaggaggtaAAGCTGGAGGAGTAGCCAAGACGGTAGATGAGTTGTTCGGTAAAGGTGGGTTGGACATCGAAGCGGGGGACGAATCCGAATTAGAAGAGTTGAactcggaagatgaagatgaagatgaagactcGGAAGGGGAAGACGGCGAGGAGGATTTGCTGGATGAACAAGCGATGAAAAAGGCTATGAAGGATTTACAAAAGAATGATCCTGAGTTCTTCAAGTACTTGAaggaaaatgatgaagagttgTTGGATTTCGGTAAATCAAAGGGTAAGGCTAAgcaggatgatgaagatgaggagatggatagtgatgatgaagatgtcgaggatgaggatatggaagaagaagaggaggagaggaagaaaatcAGTGtaaatggaaagatgttgagaggtTGGCAAGAAGGTatgctcaaggtgagtctacgAACTGACGTCCATTCGCTTTGCCCGCAGCTTGATAGAcgaagatcaagctgatatatatctcatTATAGCAACACTCCATTCGATCCTTACGAAAAACGTTGTTGGCCTTCCGTGCCGCAGCTCACatgaacgaagatgatggtgacCAAGGTACTGGTTTGGATACCAAGTATTCGATCGATAgtgctcaaggtgagtccagCTGAAATACgagaaaggatcaaatcTCAGTCGAACTGATTCTTGAATATCTGCTAGTATTCAACAAACTTGTCGTGACTGCTCTCAAATACACACCTGTGGTCGTTGCTCATCATTTCCCCTACAAGACTTTGGCAAATGGTCGGATGTGAGTCAAACCATACTTTCGCCGTGCAGCTCTACATTCCGCTAATCACAATTCCATGTCTTCAGTAAGCTACAACAACCTAAAACGCCCAATCAATCCCTCAACCGACTTATCCTATCCCACTTCTCAACACTCTTACACCTTATCAAATCCCTTCCCACCACCCCTTCATCGCTGTCTTCTGGATCTACCGATGAAGACGCAGGCTCTTTGCTGCTCGTAGCTATAAATGAGTCTACAAAACTGTTACCGTGGATCATGGGTGCCAGAAAACATTTGAGAGCTTATCTGAAGGTGTTGTTAGAACTTTGGGGTTCAGCAGGTGATCAAGTCAGAATTGCAGCTTTCTTGGCTGTTAGGAAATTGTTCgtgattggtgatgatgctgtaaAAGATTTGTGTTTGAGGGTGAGTTAAGAACTCGAGATCACTCTGTTTGCGCAATTCACTAACATTGGACTTGGATTGTCAATATAGAACATCTATCGATCCCTCTTACCTCCTCTTCGAAACACCACTCCTCACACCCTACCATCCCTCAACCTGATGAAAAATACAGCATCAGAGTTATACCAACTATCACCCTCGTTATCATACCAGCATGCATTCGGCTTCATCCGTATGCTCGCCTTCCACTTGCGAAACGTCATTCGATCAAGTACgtcaggtggatcaggtggaaaCCAAGAAGCGTTCAAGAACGTATACAACTGGCAATTCGTGCATTGTATCGATTTCTGGAGTCAGGTTTTGGCTGGTTCAGCAAGTATACAGACTCAGAAGGATAATGGCGGATTAGAAAGTCCTTTGAAacctttgatcttccctctcactcAGATCAGTCTGGGTGTTATTCGGTAAGTGATATTTCCCATATGCATAAATGCAATTCCGACATCTTTACCCAGACTGATGTTTTTCTGGTTTGATCTTATTAGACTTCTCCCATCATCGCGTTACTTCCCTTTACGATTCCACATTCTCCAATCCCTCATGCGAATCATCCAAAAGACAGGTGTCTACATACCCCTGGCCCCCTTCTTATTGGAAATCCTCGATTCGTCCGAATTCAAAAGAAGTAATCCAAAGAAAGTAACTCTCAAACCATTAGATTTTGAGTACATCATCAGAGCTCCCGCCGCTTATCCCAAAACTAGAATATTCCAAGAAGGTTTAGGTGAAGAGTTGGTCTTCTTATTAGGAGAATATCATTCGTTGATCTCACTTAATATCGCTTTCCCCGAAATCGTCCTACCTGTCCTCATCACCCTCAAGCGACATATCAAGAAATCTCAAGCTGGTTCACCCAAAGGCGTATCTCAACTAAAGACTTTGATCGATAAGCTTGAATCTACCAAGACGTGGATCGAACAGAAAAGACGAAATGTCTCGTTTGCACCTAGAGATCGAGCTGAGATAGATAGGTTCCTTGAGAATGAAGTCGTTGAGAGTTCGCCTCTAGGTAATTGGATAAGActccagaagaagataagggaaaagagaagagcgGAGATTGAGAAATCTTTTAGGGAGAGACAAGGTGcagaagacgatgatgatagcGAGTAATTGTAGTAGGTCTTCGCAGGGTGAGAAGCAGGGGGATTTCCATCGAGTAAAGATCATTGTTGATAGATTAGGTATATAcgttcattctcatcatgcATGTTATAACTTCGATTGCTGAATCTGATCTATGCGAAATACCCACGAAGGAAGGACCAAGGATCAAGTATACAACGTATCCATGTGCTGATATGATTTAAGGAAGAAGGCGCCTCGATCTGATTTAGCGCCGACTGATAAATTACTCTATCAGCTGAGTCTTCAGTCTTCGGATTAAACTTAAGATCAGCACTCTGAGGACCTCCACTTGAAAGATCCACCCAACATCTGGGCATGGGCTTTGGCGCCGACTGATCGATCTGTTCGAGTACCCATAGTACAAACATATAAGAGCATCGAAGCGACCCTACAGCAGTATCTGTACGTGATCATCACCTCAACGACTGAAATATCGATACGTGATGGTATTCACTGTATCAGGTAAGTTCCGTTTCAACCGATCAACCGATCTGTGGTCAGATAGCATGGCTAAATCagaatggaatggaagatGCCGATTGGTGGCGACAAGCTATCGTCTATCAAATCTACCCTCGATCATTTGCCGATCTGAATGGAGATGGGATAGGTGATTTACAAGGTATCACATCCCGTGTCCCATACTTGAGAGACTTGGGTGTGGACGCAGTTTGGTTGAGTCCTTTTTACCCTTCGgcattgaaagatggtggttgtgagtgatcaaccaTCTTCCTTACAGATATCTTACATATTCGAGAGATAATAAAGATTCTTTATCGTGATTGATGGCACGGCGATATCTAGATGACGTAGCGGATTATCGAAATGTCGATCCCAAGATTGGTACATTAGAAGAgttcgatgagatgagtcGTGCATTGAAACAAGCTGGTATAAGGGTTATCGTGGATATCGTACCTAATCATTcgagtgatgatcatcaatggtTCAAGGATGCTTTGAAAGCTGGTAAAGGTTCTACTGAGAGGGATAGATATATCTTTagggatggtgagtcattctcCTTGTAGTACACAATAATCAGCAGTGACTTTCACTAATCTTACTGATAATAATTAATAATTCGGTATACAGGTCTGGGTCCAGATAAATCCCAACCTCCTACAGACTGGCAATCCATATTCGGTGGACCATCCTGGACCCCCTCCGGAACGGGAGACGGTCAATGGTATTTCCATTGGTACGATTCCTCTCAACCCGATTTCAACTGGGATAACGCCGATGTTCGAGAGGATTTCCTCACAACACTCAAGTTCTGGGGTGATAGGGGGGTATCGGGATTCCGTATAGATGTAGCACACGGTCTGGCAAAAGATATGTCCGAACCACTACTAAAATGGACCCAGTTGAAGAAATTGACAGAGAGGAAATTgcagaatgggaatgggagttTGAAACATCCTTTATTGGATAGAGAGGAAGTGCATGAGATATATAAAGATTGGAGAAAGCTGTTTGATACCTATGATCCACCTTTGATGTGAGTTGCTTTCATCTATACAATCAAACTCGATCACTTCTACATACATCACACATAAAGGCATGTATACTAACGGAAAACATTTTTGTGCCTATGTACTGTAGGGCCGTGGCAGAAGCTTGGGTAGCACCCGATCAAAAAGGTTTATACGCCTCTTCAGATGGGTTAGGTCAAGCTTTCTCATTCGATATGTTACTTTGTAACTTCAACATACAAGAGTATCGGGAAtgtatcgatcgatcgatagCGGAAGCCAAGAGAAATAAATCAAGTACCACTTGGGTTTTGTCAAATCATGATGTGAATACTGTACTGAGCACAATCTTGGCCCACTCAAACAAGGGTTCAATAAGCCGTAAATTACTCACAGAATACTTGTGATAGGTTATTCGACACGCCACTCGATTGGGTTTACCTGATGTACCCAACTCGAACCTAAGAGTAGCCAAGAATGCCCTCGATCCTTTCTTAGCCGATAGGTTCAAAAGTACCAAGCTCGACATCGAAAGCGGTTTGAGAAGGGCTAGAGCAGCTATTTTAATGATTCTCGCTTTACCCGGGTTAACCTATATTTATCAGTTAGTCCAACATGCCATCTTTTCATCTAGGTCACACCTAAGTATACGAGCTAACtgattgatttttttttttcatATTGTCAATGTCGTagaggtgaagaattagGGTTACAAGAGGTGGTAGATATCGAACCTTCACAACGACAAGATCCAGCATTTCATCGtacgaaaggtgaagaaataGGCAGAGATGGTTGTAGAGTACCTCTCCCCTGGTCTTCCGCCTCTGCAAATTTCGGGTTCGGTCTTGCCTCAGGAAAACCAGCTCACCTACCTCAACCACTTTGGATGGCCGATTATGCTGTTGACACCCAACTCAAAGATCCGGAAAGTACATTGAACCTCTACAAGGATGCTTTCAAGTTGAGGAAACAGCTTCTAGGTCCtgaagatgagtttgaaTGGGTCGAGAATCGTGATGAACAAGTGCTTCATTTTAGGAGATCAGAGGGATGGCAGGTGGTTGTGAATGTCGGAAAAGATGAGGTGGCGTTACCTATTGGTGAGGTGCTGCTAAGTTCGAATGGCAAGTTGGAAGAGGGTTTTAGGGGGAAGATACCGGGAGAAACGACAGTGTGGCTGAAGAATGTTCAACTCAGTGAAATTGGGTCATGTGTAGATTGATCTCTGTAGAATTGGACAGAATAACAAATTCTGTAGATGTAGACTTATTGACATACAAATATCATATTTATGTGTATTGACTTGGATCATAAACAGCATCATCGTAATTGAGATTTTTCGGCGAAACACCTACCTAGACAGTAACAGATGCGGTATGAGTAATGTGATTGCAATATGGTTTGAAtacatcatctaccaatGTAATACTGCTTTTGAATGATATGAGTTAACAATCTTTCTCAAATGAATAACAATCACCGTTCCCATCCTTACCTAAATGGTAATCCTCATTACCCTCACCCTCAAGCCCTCCCTGTTCAGGACCGTCGGTGGGTGTCTGCGTAGGGAAATAATATTCTGATCCGAAAGACGCAGCCACCGCACAACCCAGTATAACACTCACGCAAATCGCACTGGTCCATCCGAATGTACGATTGTCGTTATATGTTGGATATCTCTCGTTGGAGATGTATGAGGGTTGTTTGAATCGGACATAAGGAATTAAGGGTTTGTACGTGGACGTGGACGTGAACGTGGGTGGACGTGGAAGggatttcctcttctgggGTAGTACTTGGATTCTGATCAACGCCAGCTTCAACGTTCTCGGCTGTTTCAGTGCTTGTTGAGTTAGCGTTGGTGTAAGGgccttcttgatcaatgagGAGTCGTGTATCCGTAAGTGTCAAAGCTTGCATGATACCTATAttactttcttcatcttctctagACGGATCATGAACTATCAATGAGCTTGAGTAAATATCTTGAAGTGAACCCTCATTCGAGTCATCGTGTCTGTAAGTGAATCCAGGTAACTGGATTGTATCAGGTGTGGTAATTTGACTGGGAGTATGAGTATTAATGTACCGAATTGAACGTTCATCCTCAAAGGggattgatatgatggtATCTCCATTTCCAGCATTGTGATTAGCATTGTGATCAGGATCTTCCCTTCCTGtgttggatgaggatggtgacATGATAGTACCAGTAATTGGTTTGGGTATTTGAGCAAGagcaatgatgatgatgatgcagattCAAGCTTTCAGGAGGATCCGTAAAGTAGGAATCGATTTACAGATGGGGGGTAATGTGATTATGTGTGTCATAAGCTTGAGTACAATGTTCGAGTGTTTGAGTTTCGAGTATTTGAGTGGTGAAATACTCTTCAATGTTCGACCAACGATAATTCCAATTGACAATCTTGTATTCGAGTACTTACGAATCTTGGAGTGGCCGCAGTAAAGCGATGCTTATTATAGCTGAGTTTGAATGATCCGACAGTGCTCTTGAGGACTCTATGGTATACCCAATCATCTGGAGAAAGGAAGCGAAGATGACTCCCGTGAAGATCGTTTCGGATTGTCCGTCAACAATTCCGAGGAGCAAAGTATGTAAGTTCAGACTAGGACGTGAAGCCCAATCAGCAGGAATAGCTATGCATATGCGCATATCTGATTATGGCTATGATACAATATAAGACCCGATATGATGGCTAGAACAGCCTACAACAAACGACCaaaatgaagatcaagataaaAACAAGAGACAAAGTTTTACAAATACAGATGTTTTACCCTCCTACCCTTCTAAAAACAATCACGTAGCGATTATCCGTTACCTTTCGGAAGTCAGACACCCATTCAACAGGATACAGTCGATCTCTCTTTGGACCCAAGTCCATTACCGACAATATCTAATTTCCCCTCATATGCGGTAGTTTATCCAATATTCGACATGTCACTTTCGTTGAGAGCCAAAAGCTCCTTACAGTCTCAATTTACCCATCAACCCTTTGACTCCCTCTACTACATTTTCCACCGAACTCTTCCTCGATGTTTCAGGTCTTGTCTCTTTCTGTTCGACACTCAATCCCTCATTCTTCTGTATATTTATAGATGGATTACCATAATCTCTCTTTTCGATCTTATTGCCAGTATCCgcactttcatcttcttccacgCCAGCATCGTTCATCTTGACAATCTTGATATGTCGAGCATCATCCCTAGTGGCACTATTGGGAGTTTGCACCTCATGATGCGTCTCCTCATCAGCCGTAAAGTAACCGTACGAATCAGACATCGGTTCCTCCTCCGTCATTGACAGCGGCGTGACTACGGTGGGCACCAGGGTGGTAGGTGATGCTGAGAGATTCTGCTGTTCTGTCGAAGTGGAATTAGTGGTGGAAGTCGACGAAGAGGTTGTAAGGGAGTTTGAATGTGAGCCTGCTCGGAGACGGTTGGTAGCTTGAACGGCCTGTCATCCAATATTGGAAATCAGCCTGCAGCTCATAATATGGGAATGTCTGCCAGATTTGGAAAGTAGGGAAGTTTTGAGAACGAAGGAGGAATGCAGTTGCCCACCCTTATtgccttcttccatttcatcttAGCATTCAGAGCTGGTATGACCGCATCTGTAAGGTCGTTCTCGGCTGCTGCTCCTTCCGTCATCCACTATGCGTGTGGGATGAGTCAGCTCTACCGAAGCTAAAGGAAGCAGTTTAACAAGTGGATCAACCTACAGGATGTTTCAACGCCTCAGTAGCTGATATCCTCTTTTTGGGATCTACAACCAATAAAGCTTTGATGAAGTCTTTGGCTATTGAACCGTAGACAGACCATGTTAGCGATTCTTTTCGTTGTGCTGTAGTCTATCTAGCTCACCAGTAGGCGTGActttcttccaatacctctcGTGGAACACTACCCGGCCTTTCGTCATCTCACGGAGTAAAGCGTTTTTGTCCGTCTCTCTGAAAGGAGAATATCCACATAATATAGTATACGCGATGACCCTACAGACAaccaagatatcagcttatgaCTGCAAAGGTGATTCCTGATTCAGATCCCTCTGTTCCCAACGATTTCGATCCCAGTATCAACCCCAGTGGATTGTACGTCTCTTCAGTCTGCCATCATATTCctcacttcatcctcgaaACCTTCGGAAGATATCATTCTGAATACTCACCCTATACTCCAACAATCGCATTTCGTCCCATGTCCACTCCCCGTCAATACCTCCGGCGCAGCATATCCAAAACTTCCCGCAGCATCTTGTAGCATCTCTTCAGGATCTTCTAGGTGTTTGGCAATACCGAAATCCGCAATGACGATCTGAGAGTTTGGATCTTTCGTCTTGTATAGGATATTCTCTGGTTTGAGATCACGATGGACGAtctgatgggaatggagatATTGCGCTGCTGAGCATATTTGTCTGATATACCAATGTACcaatatatcgatatatcattTAGCACCAAATACTGAGTaccatcaagaagaagataattccgttgagagatgaaagttgACAAAACCCACCTTATACATTCCAATGCGTCCTTCTCTGTGAATTTACCTCGTTCAGATATCCTATCGAATAGTTCGCCTCCTACTGCAAGTTCGAATGTGAGGTAGAATCTGCAAGTTCATGACAAAACGGCGACATCAGTGTTCCATCGATACTTGAGATCAAGTCAGACTTGGTCGTGCGACACATTTCTCAAAGCAGTGAATAACCATATGTGTGgtttgatcactcacttaTCCCTCGATTCGAAATGGTCCCACACATGTACGATATTAGGATGATCCAATCCTGTCAGAACGTTGATCTCATCCATTACAGCTTGTTCATTATCCTTCACTAGCTTTTTCGATATTATCCTGTACAAGTGCGATCAAGCAGATGATATGATTAGTCGATGGTGTCTATTGCGTATGTACTGACAAAATGAGGATCATTGCCATACTCACTTCAATgcaacttccttcttcccacctTCCCTGGGCGTCCATGTAGCTCTTACGACCTTTCCAAAACCCCCTTTACCCAGTAACTCCTCTAACTGAtactccttcttcttcttgaatgaaggaggttgagatAACATGTGATCTCGGATATTGGAGAGATTCATCTTGGCTTGGTTggttggttgattggttgattggttgattggttgattggttgattggttgattggttgattggttggAGCCAGCAGAGCTCAAGTTGTAGTATATGTATTTGTAGAATGGTTTTGTCGTTATATGCTTCGGTATAGGTAAGAATGATTTGtagatacgatgatgatgtaagAATATGGAGATGTATGAgtgaaaagatcaaaagataATTTTGGAAAAAGGTTGGtgagatgtgatgtgatggatttATTTGTTTACGTTAAAGTTGCGAGTGGGTGATGTAACCTGAAGACCACCCGTTTGCGGTGATAAGCCAAGGTTGCGGTTGGGGATGTGCAGTAACTGCGGTAAGGTCTCTGTTGATTCTGGACTTTGTATACTAGGGTGCGGCACAGAGCTATTCGTGAGAAAGCTCTAGCTATGATTGCAGCCTCAAAGGGACGGATATCGACAAAGGAGAGTGGAGAGATGAGTGGGAACGCATTGGTCAAATCcatgaaaatgatgatcgTCGGCATTTTTTAGGTTTTCTCATTTCATTTCGACCAGCACTAAAGGAGTACGACATGGCAGCTTGATGCCCATGATCGAGTTGGAGCTAGGACTCAAGCCCATGATAGTCCTCGTCTGTGCGGGTTGAGAAGACCTTTACAGTTTCTCTCCACGTCTTTCTTTCAGGAGAGCATCACCCAAGATCGCATCTCCAGGTCAAGAGTTGAGTTGCACTGCACCTTGTGTTGTCATATCTCAAGGTCGAGACAGATGGAAGTTAGATTAGTTCCTACTTCCCTTCCGtcggaaagaagaaagaagaatcgCTGAATAAGTTTGTTCGTTAATCGccgatcatctcatccctcgTATCAACAACATACGAACCCATCCGAACTCGACTCGAGTATCTTCACATTGAACATACAGCGTATAATACAATTCGTCCTGTGAGACATATGTCATCTACAGCAAGAGCATACATATTGCGAAACATCAAATCGAACCTTAGTACCAAACCATCTCATTACATTCAAACGATCAATCTCGGAAGAACCATGTCGACGCAACATTTATACGGTACACCCGCCCCTCACCCATCcgaccaagatcaatcttcttccactccatcttcctccgcaCCTGAGAAGCTCCATCTCACTTCTCACAATCAATACAAGACCCCTCGACTCCTTCGAGACAATCTACACACCAATCCTCTAATTCAATTCAACAGCTGGCTCTCTGCCGCGCTCGATCCCAAAGATGGTCAACCCATTGTGAAAGAACCAGAAGCTATGACTTTATCTACCTCCCTTCCCAGTGGTATACCATCATCTAGGATCGTCTTACTGAAAACggtagatgagaaaggattTGTTTTCTTTACGAATTACAATTCACGTAAATCGCAAGAACTGTCCAATAACCCTTATGCAAGTTTGGCATTCTACTGGAGAGAGGTATCTCGTCAGGTTAGAGTGGTGGGTAAAGTCGAGAAAGTATCTAGGCAAGAATCGGAAGAGTACTTCAAAAGTAGACCTAGAGGTAGTCAAGTCGGGGCATGGGCTTCACCACAGAGTAGTGCTGTCCAGGAAGGGGAGGTGCAGCAGATTGTCGATGAGAAAACCAAAGAGtttggggaagaaggggagattGATTGTCCTCCACATTGGGGTGGATGGAGGATCGTACCTTTGTAAGTGCATATCCCTATCTCGTCCTATTTCAATTTATACAGTTCCCTCAATGGATGTGTAAACGCTAATATCACCTCCGTCTTCATTTGCACTCGTAGCGAGGTCGAATTTTGGTCTGGTCAACCATCGAGATTACACGATAGGTTCAAATATACCAGACCTCAAGACTCACAGGAGAGTCAATGGGAGATTAACAGGTTGGCTCCTTAAATTTGGAAGGGTACGATATTGCGCGAAGGAAGGATGCAGCTGGACAATCGGATCGGATTCGgtaggggaagaaggtgacaTATTAAACTATGTATCTAAGTGATATAGAATGGGTACATGCATTATTGGTCATAAGGAATCATGTAAAGGTATCGTGTAAACTATAAATACAAATTACAGCGTGACTCAGGAGGATACGGGACAAGTAAAATGATACTGTGAAAAATCAAGCATGAGTATGAGAGTATCAATATTTAAAATATATGGTACAACTTTTGTCAACGGATAGAGTGAAAAGCAATGTGATACTCCAGTAGAATTAAAGGCGTTGCTGTTACCTGCCTATAATGGTCATCTTCTCATGGACATCATTGCCtcgattgggatgatgattcatAATCGGATAGTTTTAACGCTCCGAaattcaaatcaccatcaacaaagTCCATATCCAAGTTCAATTCAAAATCCCCCA
This window harbors:
- a CDS encoding pyridoxamine 5'-phosphate oxidase, producing MSTQHLYGTPAPHPSDQDQSSSTPSSSAPEKLHLTSHNQYKTPRLLRDNLHTNPLIQFNSWLSAALDPKDGQPIVKEPEAMTLSTSLPSGIPSSRIVLLKTVDEKGFVFFTNYNSRKSQELSNNPYASLAFYWREVSRQVRVVGKVEKVSRQESEEYFKSRPRGSQVGAWASPQSSAVQEGEVQQIVDEKTKEFGEEGEIDCPPHWGGWRIVPFEVEFWSGQPSRLHDRFKYTRPQDSQESQWEINRLAP